One Carassius gibelio isolate Cgi1373 ecotype wild population from Czech Republic chromosome A7, carGib1.2-hapl.c, whole genome shotgun sequence DNA window includes the following coding sequences:
- the LOC128016409 gene encoding uncharacterized protein LOC128016409, with the protein MTSKKTFKFQRTIYSTAEHCCVPLCQASSKYNSLLSFHTFPSDAEIRRKWLVAIRRDKFTVTPHTRVCSRHFNKDDVREPLSETGRRLLNKGAVPALFEWNNFTLPTSRPGVWERRERPPPMTEDDGDAGEKADIPMDHDYASASDPAVVDLALDDNMSLRDEILKLREHVEKLTMNQRFGIHRFAASDKDIRFFTRFASYDLLMRFWALIEPSLPNMVSVTQAQRGTFTEPSSTVTRFLQPIDEMFMFLNYLALGSKQRDLADRYGVHQSTVSRIITTWSNFLYTVLGSVRIWIPEEKIRAHLPAEFKDYADTTVILDCTELRCQCPSSPLLQSEMFSAYKSHCTLKGLLGVAPHGAVTFISQLYAGSISDKQITRESGILSLLRPGMAIMVDRGFLVDDLVPCKIYRPAFLSGRSQMSACEVRETQAIARLRVHVERLIRRVKEHKFFDTEIPLRLFGNINQLYTVACLLTNYENGPLVKAWAKKPE; encoded by the exons ATGACTAGTAAGAAAACGTTCAAATTTCAGCGAACCATCTATAGTACAGCCGAGCATTGTTGTGTGCCTCTGTGTCAAGCTTCGAGCAAGTACAACAGTTTACTTAGTTTTCATACATTTCCATCTGACGCGGAAATCAGGCGAAAATGGCTTGTAGCTATACGGAGGGACAAATTCACAGTTACTCCCCATACCCGAGTATGTAGCCGACATTTTAACAAGGATGATGTTCGTGAGCCCTTATCAGAGACGGGGAGGCGGCTATTAAACAAGGGAGCTGTCCCAGCACTGTTTGAGTGGAACAATTTCACCCTTCCCACTTCACGACCGGGGGTGTGGGAGAGGAGAGAGCGTCCGCCTCCGATGACGGAGGATGACGGCGACGCAGGCGAGAAAGCTGATATCCCTATGGACCACGACTACGCTTCGGCTTCAGATCCTGCAGTTGTTGATTTAGCCCTTGATGACAACATGTCTCTCAGAGATGAGATTCTCAAGCTGAGGGAACACGTCGAGAAGCTGACAATGAATCAGCGCTTTGGAATTCATCGTTTTGCTGCCTCAGACAAGGACATACGTTTTTTCACAAG atttgcatCCTATGACCTGCTGATGAGATTCTGGGCCTTAATAGAGCCATCACTGCCAAATATGGTCAGTGTGACACAAGCACAGAGAGGCACCTTTACAGAGCCAAGTTCCACTGTA ACTCGTTTCCTGCAGCCCATTGATGAGATGTTCATGTTTCTCAATTACCTGGCACTGGGTTCAAAACAGCGTGATCTTGCTGACCGGTATGGAGTCCACCAGTCCACAGTCAGTCGGATCATTACAACATGGAGCAACTTTCTGTACACTGTGCTAGGGTCTGTGAGGATCTGGATACCAGAGGAGAAAATAAGGGCACATCTGCCAGCTGAGTTTAAGGACTATGCAGACACTACAGTCATCCTGGACTGCACAGAGCTAAGGTGCCAGTGCCCTTCATCACCTCTTCTCCAAAGTGAAATGTTCTCAGCATACAAGTCCCACTGTACTCTCAAAGGGCTGCTTGGAGTGGCTCCTCATGGGGCGGTCACATTTATTTCTCAACTGTACGCTGGTTCCATCAGTGACAAACAGATCACGCGTGAGTCTGGAATTCTCTCCCTTTTGAGACCTGGAATGGCCATCATGGTCGACCGAGGTTTTCTGGTTGATGACCTTGTACCTTGCAAGATTTATAGGCCAGCATTTCTCTCTGGAAGATCCCAGATGTCTGCCTGTGAGGTCAGGGAGACCCAAGCAATTGCACGCCTCAGGGTGCATGTTGAGCGCCTCATACGGCGTGTTAAGGAACACAAGTTCTTTGACACAGAGATTCCACTTCGGCTTTTTGGCAACATTAATCAGCTGTATACTGTTGCATGTCTTCTGACGAACTATGAAAACGGGCCTCTTGTAAAGGCTTGGGCAAAGAAGCCAGAGTAG
- the LOC128016410 gene encoding uncharacterized protein LOC128016410, whose translation MGVKPGLVNDMVILSARPKERKLMEGIRSNLYKGVSSALPELSTLRVDEVYHDVPSDVAPLITTMAMDINVPLVDSAFGKVQEGSVLSYHMPAKRVPKTCPHTDAPSPPQLPLQGYRLGPATCSFVCTEHQQHHMMSLETTLENAHKIANSTKEQSSCIEWHQLRRPRITSSKFREVCHTRAQSSAENLAKRLLRPSHQTADMRRGLDMEPAAVEEYCRVREVNHYPCGFLIHPDAPWMGSSPDGIVYDPKGQTVFGLVEIKCPNVASYVDCPYIKISEGTHTLRKSHSYFWQIQGQMLISGLDWCDFVVYTQEDMFIQRIPRDNEITKTMKVKIDFFYFYCYLFASLNN comes from the exons ATG GGTGTTAAACCTGGTCTTGTAAATGACATGGTGATTCTTTCAGCCAGACCCAAGGAACGAAAACTGATGGAAGGCATTAg GAGCAACTTGTATAAGGGTGTCAGTTCAGCTCTGCCTGAACTTTCCACACTCAGGGTGGATGAAGTCTACCATGATGTTCCAAGTGATGTGGCTCCACTGATAACAACTATGGCTATGGACATTAATGTTCCTCTGGTTGACTCTGCATTTGGAAAAGTGCAAGAAGGAAGTGTGTTATCCTATCATATGCCAGCAAAAAGAGTTCCAAAAACCTGTCCCCACACAGATGCTCCTTCTCCCCCACAGCTGCCACTTCAGGGTTACAGGCTGGGACCCGCTACCTGCTCTTTTGTCTGCACTGAACATCAGCAGCACCACATGATGTCCCTGGAAACAACATTAGAGAACGCACACAAAATTGCCAACAGCACAAAAGAGCAGAGTTCCTGCATCGAGTGGCACCAACTGAGGCGGCCCCGCATCACCTCCTCCAAGTTCAGAGAGGTATGTCACACCAGGGCACAGAGCTCTGctgaaaatcttgccaaaagaCTTCTGAGACCTAGCCATCAGACTGCCGACATGAGGAGGGGGCTTGACATGGAACCTGCAGCAGTAGAGGAGTACTGCAGAGTAAGGGAGGTTAACCACTATCCCTGCGGCTTTCTTATCCACCCTGATGCACCCTGGATGGGGTCATCACCTGATGGCATTGTGTACGATCCAAAGGGGCAGACAGTGTTTGGCCTTGTTGAAATTAAATGCCCCAATGTTGCAAGCTATGTTGACTGCCCATATATTAAGATCAGTGAGGGCACACACACATTAAGGAAATCTCATTCCTACTTTTGGCAAATCCAGGGCCAGATGTTGATTTCTGGTTTAGACTGGTGTGACTTTGTTGTCTACACACAGGAGGACATGTTTATTCAGAGGATTCCCAGAGACAatgaaatcacaaaaacaatgaaagtaaaaattgattttttttatttttattgttacctCTTTGCTTCCCTAAATAATTAG